A genome region from Flavobacterium sp. CFS9 includes the following:
- a CDS encoding glycoside hydrolase family 105 protein: MKNKNTKGYFAAMTLVCLMVFASCKVTSQEPSKKEIVIGKDLKWSDKMALTLMKRHPESYRIDDSKTPKWDYVHGLVLHAIEELNKKNPDTRYTDYVKSYVDVLVQNDGTIKTYELDKYNIDLIVPGRLLFDIYAATKEEKYLKALELLRKQLTEQPRTASGGFWHKQIYPNQMWLDGLYMGEPFYAQYTVTFEGGKSLDDVAKQFELIQLHATDPKTGLLYHGWDESKQMLWANKENGTSPNFWSRALGWYVMALVDALDYFPKNHPKQKELIKYLNTVSVALAKYQDKSGLWYQVTDKGGSEGNYLEASGSSMFAYAFAKGANKGYLPSKYKTLANKAFDGLTKQLIRVDADGGITLTQACQVAGLGGNPYRDGSYTYYVNEKKKDNDPKATGPFILAAVELNR; encoded by the coding sequence ATGAAAAATAAGAATACAAAAGGTTATTTTGCAGCGATGACATTGGTCTGTCTGATGGTCTTTGCAAGCTGTAAAGTCACTTCTCAGGAACCTTCAAAAAAAGAAATTGTTATCGGAAAAGATTTAAAATGGTCTGATAAAATGGCTTTGACTTTAATGAAACGTCATCCCGAAAGTTATAGGATCGATGATTCAAAAACACCCAAATGGGATTATGTTCATGGATTGGTTTTACATGCGATTGAAGAACTGAACAAAAAAAATCCGGATACGAGATATACGGACTATGTAAAAAGCTATGTAGATGTTTTGGTTCAAAATGACGGAACGATTAAAACCTATGAACTGGATAAATACAATATTGACTTAATTGTACCGGGACGTTTGTTGTTTGATATCTATGCTGCTACGAAAGAAGAAAAATACTTAAAAGCACTTGAGTTACTACGCAAGCAGCTGACGGAACAGCCAAGGACAGCGAGCGGTGGATTTTGGCACAAACAAATTTATCCGAATCAAATGTGGCTGGACGGTTTGTACATGGGAGAACCATTTTATGCACAATATACCGTTACCTTTGAAGGAGGAAAAAGTCTTGATGATGTCGCGAAACAGTTTGAGTTAATTCAATTGCATGCAACAGACCCAAAAACAGGTTTGTTGTATCACGGTTGGGATGAGAGCAAACAGATGCTCTGGGCAAATAAGGAGAACGGAACCTCTCCGAACTTTTGGTCAAGAGCTTTAGGCTGGTATGTCATGGCATTGGTTGATGCGTTGGATTATTTCCCTAAAAACCATCCGAAACAAAAAGAATTGATAAAATACCTGAATACGGTTTCGGTTGCTTTAGCTAAATATCAGGACAAATCCGGTTTGTGGTATCAGGTTACAGACAAAGGCGGCTCAGAAGGAAATTATTTGGAAGCTTCGGGATCGTCAATGTTTGCTTATGCTTTTGCAAAAGGAGCCAATAAAGGTTACCTTCCTTCAAAGTATAAAACTTTGGCCAATAAAGCTTTTGACGGTTTAACCAAACAATTGATCAGGGTAGATGCTGATGGCGGAATCACATTGACGCAGGCCTGTCAGGTAGCAGGTTTGGGAGGAAATCCCTATCGTGATGGATCGTATACCTATTATGTAAACGAAAAGAAAAAAGACAACGATCCTAAAGCAACCGGACCATTTATTCTAGCCGCTGTTGAATTAAACAGATAA
- a CDS encoding helix-turn-helix domain-containing protein, whose protein sequence is MTSSIKSKIKSIRELKNYTQEYMADQLGVTQAGYSKIEKGKTILSYEKLVEIARILEVSVEDVISFDSQRYFNSFNKVRGNNNGSIQINSDNSAALKALYEDKIVLLEKLLNKTEEELRRYKEKFGEI, encoded by the coding sequence ATGACCTCTTCGATAAAAAGTAAAATAAAAAGCATAAGAGAACTAAAAAATTACACGCAGGAATATATGGCAGATCAGTTAGGTGTTACACAGGCAGGATATAGTAAAATTGAGAAAGGAAAAACTATTCTATCTTATGAGAAATTGGTTGAAATAGCCAGAATTTTGGAGGTTAGTGTAGAAGACGTAATCAGTTTTGACAGTCAGAGATACTTCAATAGCTTTAATAAAGTGAGAGGAAACAATAATGGAAGTATTCAGATTAATTCAGACAATAGTGCAGCTTTAAAGGCTTTGTATGAAGATAAAATTGTGCTTTTAGAGAAATTGTTAAACAAAACCGAAGAAGAGTTACGTCGTTATAAAGAAAAATTCGGAGAGATTTAG
- a CDS encoding YegP family protein, whose translation MGKFVITKRANGEFQFNLKAGNGQTILTSEGYTTKAACLNGIESVKTNSQDDGRFDRLESKSGKPYFNLKASNGQIIGASEMYESTSARDNGIASVKTNAPEASTDDQTT comes from the coding sequence ATGGGAAAATTTGTAATTACTAAGAGAGCCAATGGTGAATTTCAATTTAATTTAAAAGCTGGTAATGGGCAAACTATTCTAACAAGTGAAGGTTATACGACCAAAGCGGCCTGCTTAAACGGAATTGAGTCTGTTAAAACAAATTCGCAGGACGATGGTAGATTTGACAGACTGGAATCCAAAAGCGGAAAACCATATTTCAACTTAAAAGCCAGTAACGGTCAGATTATTGGAGCAAGCGAAATGTATGAAAGTACCAGCGCCAGAGATAACGGAATAGCATCGGTAAAAACAAACGCACCTGAAGCTTCTACTGACGATCAAACTACATAA
- a CDS encoding DUF2911 domain-containing protein, translating into MKKINLLVIILLTAFSVNAQEVKFAPLDASPVDIAYSPNKAVKFKKTDNPAPAVKIIYSRPSAKGRAIFGELIKFGEVWRVGANENTEIKFYKPVTIGGVNIPAGTYSLFAIPEKDKWTIIINKEIDLWGAYAYDESKDIARVSVPVKPVSNTIEALSIAFTTQGNVTNLVIGWDKTTVEVPIIIK; encoded by the coding sequence ATGAAAAAAATTAATTTATTGGTAATTATCTTATTAACAGCTTTTTCAGTTAATGCTCAGGAAGTTAAATTTGCTCCTTTGGATGCGAGTCCAGTTGATATTGCGTACTCTCCAAACAAAGCGGTAAAATTCAAAAAGACCGATAATCCGGCTCCGGCAGTTAAGATTATTTATTCAAGACCTTCTGCTAAGGGACGTGCTATTTTTGGCGAATTGATTAAGTTTGGTGAAGTTTGGCGTGTAGGTGCTAATGAAAATACTGAAATCAAATTTTACAAACCGGTTACTATTGGCGGAGTAAATATTCCTGCCGGAACTTACAGTTTGTTTGCTATTCCTGAAAAAGACAAATGGACCATCATTATCAATAAAGAAATCGATTTATGGGGGGCTTATGCGTATGACGAAAGTAAAGATATTGCAAGAGTAAGTGTTCCGGTTAAACCAGTATCCAATACAATTGAAGCTTTATCGATCGCTTTTACTACTCAGGGTAACGTAACGAATTTAGTAATTGGCTGGGACAAAACAACTGTTGAAGTGCCAATCATAATAAAATAG
- a CDS encoding RagB/SusD family nutrient uptake outer membrane protein → MKKIVVVIAILATTFNSCSNFIEEDNRAFGSAEQYFLTAPGFESLVNTNYATLKDIYGGDPWLFEAGTDMYSEGRNQEPEGLAKYLTLSSSSAGVDLLYRTCYMAIQQANKGLYYSTLTEKASTVDTRVGELKFLRANAYFLLVQTYGGVPIVLENINTAVTSFDRNSAEEVYTQILKDLNEALPAVGTGAYTGRVNKRAVQDLLAKVYLTKGYETFGTPADFTTAASLADQVIAGQGLNVSFADVVKPGNEMNAETIFSVQFSVASNATGVTALGSSQNYWFSSYLGAAAAGNPYPNRSYTLCPTAYALSLYEQGDKRWENTFMTEIYSRYYDFYTVTDKTALKITDFYEPRWFTLADRAAWNTANASRKANAATFRYHNWGTYSSAAASGGDYNLIPVRKFDDPNAPYSGATSANYNTTPITPATNRSSTRDFIVARLGETYLVAAEAYFKAGQPATALTRLNEVRRRAGGGVVGAIPVMTTIDINTILDERGRELLGEYHRWFDLKRTGTLVQRAVLYNPKITNASVFNGQNGNLKILRPIPQSALDLNRSKNYPQNPAY, encoded by the coding sequence ATGAAAAAAATAGTAGTAGTTATAGCAATACTGGCGACGACATTCAATTCGTGCTCCAATTTTATCGAAGAAGACAACCGTGCCTTTGGTTCGGCAGAACAATATTTTCTTACTGCTCCCGGGTTTGAGTCATTGGTCAACACCAATTACGCCACTTTAAAAGACATATACGGAGGTGATCCGTGGCTGTTTGAAGCAGGTACCGATATGTATTCTGAAGGAAGAAATCAGGAACCGGAAGGACTGGCTAAATATTTGACCCTTTCTTCCTCGTCAGCCGGTGTAGATTTATTGTACAGAACTTGTTATATGGCGATTCAGCAAGCCAATAAAGGATTGTATTATTCAACCCTTACCGAAAAAGCAAGTACAGTAGATACAAGAGTAGGAGAACTGAAATTTTTAAGAGCAAATGCTTATTTTCTTTTGGTTCAGACTTATGGAGGCGTTCCAATTGTATTAGAGAATATTAATACTGCTGTTACCTCTTTCGACAGAAATTCAGCAGAAGAAGTATACACACAAATTTTAAAAGACCTTAATGAAGCACTTCCGGCAGTGGGTACAGGGGCTTACACAGGAAGAGTGAATAAAAGAGCCGTTCAGGATTTATTAGCAAAAGTATATTTGACTAAAGGTTACGAAACTTTTGGAACGCCGGCAGATTTTACTACTGCAGCTTCTTTAGCAGATCAGGTAATTGCCGGACAAGGACTTAATGTATCTTTTGCAGATGTGGTAAAACCAGGGAACGAAATGAATGCCGAAACCATTTTTTCGGTTCAGTTTTCAGTAGCTTCCAATGCTACAGGAGTAACTGCTTTGGGAAGTTCACAAAACTATTGGTTTAGCTCGTACTTAGGTGCGGCAGCAGCGGGGAATCCATATCCAAACAGAAGTTACACACTTTGTCCTACAGCTTATGCATTATCTTTATATGAGCAAGGAGATAAACGTTGGGAAAACACATTCATGACCGAAATTTACAGCCGATACTACGATTTTTATACCGTAACCGATAAAACGGCTTTGAAAATTACAGATTTTTACGAGCCACGCTGGTTTACATTGGCCGACAGAGCCGCCTGGAATACCGCCAATGCTTCAAGAAAAGCCAATGCGGCAACTTTCAGATACCACAATTGGGGGACTTATTCTTCGGCTGCCGCTTCAGGAGGTGATTACAACCTGATTCCCGTTCGTAAATTCGACGATCCAAATGCACCCTACAGCGGGGCAACCAGCGCAAACTATAACACAACACCGATCACTCCGGCAACAAACAGAAGCAGTACACGTGATTTTATTGTTGCAAGACTTGGAGAAACCTATCTGGTTGCTGCTGAAGCTTACTTTAAAGCCGGTCAGCCAGCGACAGCTCTAACACGTTTGAATGAAGTAAGAAGAAGAGCAGGAGGAGGAGTTGTAGGAGCAATTCCGGTAATGACGACTATTGATATCAATACCATATTAGACGAAAGAGGAAGAGAACTATTAGGAGAATACCACCGTTGGTTCGATTTGAAACGTACCGGTACATTGGTACAAAGAGCAGTTTTATACAATCCTAAAATTACAAATGCCAGTGTATTTAATGGACAAAATGGTAATCTTAAAATTTTAAGACCAATACCGCAGTCAGCACTAGATTTGAACAGAAGTAAAAATTACCCTCAAAACCCGGCTTATTAA
- a CDS encoding carbohydrate kinase family protein yields the protein MSNGKSLKAIAYGEVLWDVFASEKKIGGAPLNVALRMQSLGCNAAMISCVGNDEGGTAIINHIKSLGLEVEAIIKSEDFPTGLVNVTLNDKGSASYVIHYPAAWDKIVLSDFAKSLTANADVLIFGSLVCRDEISRKSLEELLQTNVYKVFDVNLRKPHYSYKILEQLMHAASFIKFNDEELLEVSAALHSPFTTLEENIYFIAEKTSTNAICVTRGQHGAVLLWENQLYENYGYRVKVVDTVGAGDSFLAALITSLLTGKKPQDAIDFACAVGALVAASPGANPEIPFSKIESLLIGTI from the coding sequence ATGAGTAATGGAAAAAGTCTAAAGGCAATTGCCTACGGAGAAGTACTTTGGGATGTTTTTGCTTCAGAAAAAAAGATTGGAGGCGCACCATTAAACGTTGCCCTGCGAATGCAATCGTTAGGCTGCAATGCTGCGATGATTAGCTGTGTGGGAAATGATGAAGGCGGTACTGCGATTATCAATCATATAAAAAGTCTTGGACTCGAAGTTGAAGCGATAATCAAATCAGAAGATTTTCCGACAGGTTTGGTTAATGTAACTCTTAACGATAAAGGATCGGCGAGTTATGTCATTCATTATCCGGCGGCCTGGGATAAGATTGTTTTAAGTGATTTTGCCAAAAGTTTGACAGCGAATGCCGATGTTTTGATTTTTGGAAGTTTAGTTTGTCGGGATGAGATATCCAGGAAATCTCTTGAAGAATTATTACAGACCAATGTTTATAAAGTTTTTGATGTCAATTTAAGAAAGCCTCATTATTCCTATAAGATTTTAGAACAGTTGATGCATGCTGCCAGTTTTATAAAGTTTAATGATGAAGAATTATTAGAAGTTTCCGCAGCACTGCATTCACCTTTTACCACACTGGAAGAAAATATTTATTTTATTGCAGAGAAAACCAGTACCAATGCTATTTGCGTAACCAGAGGACAACATGGCGCAGTATTGCTTTGGGAAAATCAATTGTATGAGAATTACGGTTATAGGGTAAAAGTTGTGGATACAGTAGGGGCAGGAGATTCTTTTTTAGCCGCTTTAATTACCTCACTGCTTACGGGAAAAAAGCCGCAGGACGCAATTGATTTTGCATGTGCTGTAGGCGCCTTGGTTGCTGCGTCACCCGGTGCCAATCCTGAGATTCCGTTTTCAAAAATTGAAAGTCTCCTGATTGGGACAATTTAA
- the pelA gene encoding pectate lyase, which translates to MIKLKNILLLFGLALSFGIQAQNTYKNWPDIIRKNDAAWFGTDEAKKIAENVLLYQREIGGWPKNIQMQNELTPEQKKDLLKLKKITAETTTDNGATCQEMLFMSKMYAQVKDDRYKESFLKGLNYLLEAQYKNGGWPQFYPLKKGYYTHITYNDDSMVNILNIIKQVSEETDYFSIKPSKAIVEKAKESFRKGIDCILKTQYRQNGTLTGWCAQHDEVTLAPANARAFELASLSGSESAKIVLLLMSIEKPSAEIITAVQSAKLWFEKTKITNLEEKRVLNDAGKVIDKKMIVTQNAAPIWARFMDLSTNEPFFCDRDGIRKKSIDEIGAERRNGYSWYSDSPKEVLKKYAAWTVKNGVKVTSKESTDPQKSNRITVALDGSGDFTKIQDAINVCPSFPYERVTIFVKNGIYKEKIRIPEWNSQVTLMGESKENTIIAFDDNFSKINTGRNSTFFTYTVLVEGDDFSASNLTIKNASGDNGQAIALSVVANRVQISNCLILGNQDTLYLSGKEAKHYIKDSYIEGTTDFIFGSATALFENCEIHSIKNSYITAASTPEGTAFGFVFKNCKLTAEPAATAVYLGRPWRIYAKTVYMNCDMGKHIRPEGWENWSKPEAEKTAFYAEYNNKGEGAQPSKRVSWSHQLTKIEAENYSTENILKDSIQNWYAGNTAIK; encoded by the coding sequence ATGATTAAGTTAAAAAATATTCTGTTGCTTTTTGGTTTGGCTCTGAGTTTTGGTATTCAGGCCCAGAACACCTATAAAAATTGGCCGGATATCATTCGAAAAAATGATGCAGCCTGGTTTGGCACCGATGAAGCAAAAAAAATAGCAGAAAATGTACTGCTCTACCAAAGAGAAATTGGCGGCTGGCCTAAGAACATTCAAATGCAGAATGAATTAACGCCGGAGCAGAAAAAGGATTTACTGAAGCTTAAAAAAATAACTGCAGAAACGACGACAGACAATGGAGCAACGTGTCAGGAGATGCTTTTCATGTCCAAAATGTACGCGCAGGTAAAAGACGATCGATACAAAGAATCTTTTTTAAAGGGACTGAATTATTTGTTGGAAGCTCAATATAAAAATGGAGGATGGCCTCAGTTTTATCCTTTAAAAAAAGGCTATTACACACACATCACATACAACGATGATTCGATGGTGAATATCCTGAACATTATAAAGCAAGTAAGTGAAGAAACCGATTATTTTAGTATAAAACCGTCTAAAGCAATTGTTGAAAAAGCGAAAGAATCTTTCCGAAAAGGAATAGATTGTATTTTAAAAACGCAATACAGGCAGAATGGTACTTTAACCGGCTGGTGCGCCCAGCATGATGAGGTTACTTTAGCACCTGCAAACGCAAGAGCATTCGAACTGGCATCGTTAAGCGGCTCTGAATCCGCAAAAATTGTATTGCTTTTAATGTCAATCGAAAAACCTTCCGCTGAAATTATTACAGCGGTACAAAGCGCAAAGCTTTGGTTCGAAAAAACAAAAATCACCAATCTGGAAGAAAAGCGCGTTTTGAACGATGCCGGAAAAGTGATCGATAAAAAAATGATCGTAACACAAAATGCTGCTCCAATTTGGGCAAGATTTATGGATCTTTCTACCAATGAACCCTTCTTTTGTGATCGAGACGGAATCCGAAAAAAATCGATTGACGAGATTGGTGCCGAGAGACGAAACGGCTATTCGTGGTATTCAGATTCGCCTAAAGAAGTACTAAAAAAATACGCGGCATGGACTGTAAAAAATGGAGTAAAAGTAACGTCTAAAGAATCTACAGATCCCCAAAAAAGTAATCGGATTACTGTTGCTTTAGACGGTTCGGGTGATTTTACAAAAATTCAGGACGCTATCAATGTCTGCCCTTCTTTTCCTTATGAGAGAGTAACCATCTTTGTAAAAAATGGAATTTACAAGGAGAAAATCCGAATCCCGGAATGGAATAGTCAGGTGACTCTAATGGGTGAAAGCAAAGAAAATACCATTATCGCTTTTGATGATAATTTCTCAAAAATTAATACAGGGAGAAACAGTACTTTTTTTACGTATACCGTTTTGGTGGAAGGCGATGATTTTTCAGCATCCAATTTAACGATCAAAAATGCTTCAGGTGATAACGGTCAGGCCATTGCACTGTCTGTTGTAGCAAACAGAGTTCAGATTTCAAACTGCTTAATCCTCGGAAATCAGGATACGCTCTATTTGTCCGGAAAAGAAGCCAAACACTACATTAAAGACAGTTATATCGAAGGCACAACCGATTTTATTTTCGGAAGCGCAACGGCTCTGTTTGAGAATTGCGAGATTCACAGTATCAAAAACTCCTATATTACTGCTGCTTCAACACCTGAAGGAACCGCTTTCGGATTTGTTTTTAAAAATTGCAAACTCACAGCTGAGCCGGCAGCAACAGCAGTTTATCTGGGCAGACCCTGGCGTATCTATGCCAAAACCGTTTATATGAACTGTGACATGGGAAAACATATCAGGCCCGAAGGTTGGGAAAACTGGTCAAAACCCGAAGCTGAAAAAACGGCTTTTTATGCAGAGTATAATAATAAAGGGGAGGGCGCTCAGCCATCAAAAAGAGTGTCTTGGTCGCATCAGCTTACTAAAATAGAAGCCGAAAACTACAGCACAGAAAATATTCTGAAAGACTCAATCCAGAATTGGTACGCTGGGAATACAGCCATCAAGTAA
- a CDS encoding rhamnogalacturonan acetylesterase, which yields MTKYYLLLIVFFSVACFAQKTTLYTIGDSTMANKKDPERNPEHGWAQVLQPFFTENIVVENKAVNGRSTKSFINEKRWDSIYKKLKKGDYVFIEFGHNDEKIEDSTRYTNPHTGYRYNLIKFVKESREKGATPVLLSSVARRNFNEKGVLIPTHGDYPLITRMVAQEFKVPFIDLEYFTEILEQTYGPEKSKQLHLHFKAGDNAYYDKDKNDDTHLSLKGATEIAKIVINQIKAATDPALAVLKKGIK from the coding sequence ATGACTAAATATTATCTGTTACTAATTGTTTTTTTTTCAGTGGCATGCTTTGCTCAGAAAACAACACTTTATACGATTGGCGACTCGACTATGGCCAATAAAAAAGATCCCGAACGTAATCCGGAACATGGATGGGCGCAGGTTTTACAGCCTTTTTTTACCGAAAATATTGTGGTCGAAAATAAAGCGGTAAACGGACGAAGCACTAAAAGTTTTATCAATGAAAAACGATGGGATTCGATTTATAAAAAACTCAAAAAAGGAGATTACGTTTTCATTGAGTTTGGTCATAACGACGAAAAAATCGAAGATTCGACCCGTTACACAAATCCCCATACAGGTTACCGATACAACCTGATTAAGTTTGTAAAAGAGAGTAGAGAAAAAGGCGCAACCCCTGTATTGTTAAGCTCGGTCGCGAGACGTAATTTTAACGAAAAAGGAGTTTTAATACCCACACACGGTGATTATCCTTTAATAACCAGAATGGTGGCGCAAGAGTTTAAAGTTCCTTTTATTGACCTCGAATATTTTACAGAAATATTGGAACAAACCTACGGCCCTGAAAAATCAAAACAGCTGCATTTGCATTTTAAAGCGGGTGACAATGCTTATTATGATAAAGATAAAAACGATGATACCCATTTATCATTAAAAGGAGCCACAGAAATTGCCAAAATTGTAATCAATCAAATTAAAGCCGCAACTGATCCTGCTTTGGCGGTATTAAAAAAAGGAATTAAATAA
- a CDS encoding glycoside hydrolase family 28 protein, whose amino-acid sequence MTLKHFILLFLSWASFAQNVEFPSAKVDSIVNRIQLPVFPSYQINMVKLGAKGDSITNNKPFFDKAMALCKKNKGGTIIVPKGIYKINGPIHFVSNVNLILEKGAKIKFSDTPTDYLPMVLTSWEGTMLYNYSPLIYANECSNIAITGEGTIDGDGGKIWKSFKAKEGVGKNRSREMNHNSTSLKDRKFGEGYFLRPQMIQFLNCKNILVENIHIENSPFWCLHLLKSQSITVRGVHYKSLNHNNDGIDPEYAKDVLIENVTFDNGDDNVAIKAGRDHEGRANSATPSENIVIRNCKFKGLHGVVIGSEMSAGVQNVFIENCETAGYLKRGIYLKTNADRGGFIKNVFVRNVKLDEVEDCLYITANYHGEGSGFQSEISNISFSNITCNKATASGIVIQGFPDKKVRNISFNNINIKWAKNAISSENAKDVLLNEVVIGEKATVPTAVSK is encoded by the coding sequence ATGACTTTAAAGCACTTCATTTTACTATTCCTTTCGTGGGCTTCTTTTGCTCAGAATGTTGAATTTCCATCAGCAAAGGTCGATTCAATTGTCAATAGAATTCAGCTTCCCGTATTTCCTTCCTATCAAATTAATATGGTAAAACTGGGAGCAAAGGGGGATTCCATTACCAATAACAAACCTTTCTTTGACAAAGCAATGGCTTTGTGTAAAAAGAATAAGGGAGGGACAATCATTGTTCCAAAAGGAATTTATAAAATCAATGGCCCAATTCATTTTGTGAGCAATGTGAATCTTATTTTAGAAAAAGGAGCAAAAATTAAATTCAGCGATACTCCCACAGATTATTTACCAATGGTTTTAACGAGTTGGGAAGGAACGATGTTATACAATTACAGCCCGTTGATTTATGCTAATGAATGCTCAAATATAGCCATAACAGGAGAAGGAACCATTGATGGTGACGGAGGTAAAATCTGGAAGAGTTTTAAAGCAAAGGAAGGCGTCGGAAAAAACAGAAGCCGTGAAATGAACCATAATAGTACGTCTTTGAAGGACAGGAAATTCGGAGAGGGATACTTTTTGCGTCCACAAATGATTCAGTTTTTAAATTGTAAAAATATTTTGGTTGAAAATATTCATATTGAAAATTCTCCTTTTTGGTGTTTGCATTTATTGAAATCACAAAGTATTACGGTGCGTGGTGTGCATTACAAATCATTGAATCATAATAACGATGGAATTGATCCCGAGTATGCAAAAGATGTTTTAATTGAAAATGTAACCTTTGATAATGGCGATGATAATGTAGCCATAAAAGCGGGACGAGATCATGAAGGAAGAGCTAATTCGGCTACTCCAAGCGAGAATATTGTTATTAGAAATTGCAAGTTTAAAGGACTTCATGGAGTAGTGATTGGGAGCGAAATGTCGGCGGGAGTTCAGAATGTATTCATCGAAAACTGTGAAACAGCAGGCTATTTAAAACGAGGTATTTATTTGAAAACCAATGCTGACCGAGGCGGTTTTATCAAAAATGTTTTTGTTCGAAATGTAAAACTCGATGAGGTCGAGGATTGCTTGTACATCACAGCCAATTATCATGGAGAAGGAAGCGGTTTTCAATCTGAGATTTCAAATATTTCATTCTCGAATATTACCTGCAATAAGGCCACGGCATCCGGAATTGTAATTCAGGGGTTTCCGGACAAAAAAGTACGTAACATCTCCTTCAATAACATTAATATCAAGTGGGCTAAAAATGCGATTTCAAGTGAGAATGCCAAAGATGTATTGCTTAATGAAGTCGTTATTGGAGAAAAAGCAACGGTGCCAACGGCGGTCTCGAAATAG
- a CDS encoding DUF4861 family protein, which produces MKTKITLAILLLVGITAVKAQKYDIKTAKTYAEISAKTDGKWEARKYIGGTVFKNVDRLKLAPEHTDHSFDIRYEGPGWESNRIGYRLYLDWRNAIDIFGKKTPEIVLPKVGQDNFDSYHEMSDWGADILKAGKGIGIGSIDRYLNNEKLHFYEVDSTIATVVNKTNESGVKVQYYGWKTASDKIDFTSVLTIKPNELYTQHTIQASKEIKGICTGIVKQKNTELLKKESKNKKWAYLATYGQQSLVPDQLGMAIFYQINGIENTPDTDLDYLLVFKPTTKPTSFYFLGAWEQEPNGIKSKEEFVKYLDQRLEVLNKKGKM; this is translated from the coding sequence ATGAAAACAAAAATCACATTAGCAATCTTACTTTTAGTTGGTATTACAGCGGTTAAGGCACAGAAATATGATATAAAAACCGCAAAAACATATGCCGAAATTTCTGCTAAAACAGATGGAAAATGGGAAGCGCGTAAATATATTGGAGGTACTGTATTTAAAAATGTGGACAGACTCAAACTGGCACCGGAGCATACCGATCATTCTTTTGACATTCGTTACGAAGGACCGGGCTGGGAAAGCAATCGAATTGGATATCGTTTGTATTTAGACTGGCGAAATGCGATTGACATTTTCGGCAAAAAAACACCGGAAATTGTTTTACCAAAAGTAGGTCAGGATAATTTTGATTCCTATCATGAAATGAGCGATTGGGGTGCCGATATTCTCAAAGCTGGTAAAGGAATCGGAATTGGATCGATTGATCGTTACCTAAACAATGAAAAACTGCATTTCTATGAAGTAGATTCAACCATTGCAACAGTAGTTAATAAAACCAACGAATCGGGGGTGAAAGTGCAGTATTACGGATGGAAAACGGCTTCGGATAAAATTGATTTTACTTCAGTTTTAACCATTAAACCAAATGAATTGTACACACAGCATACCATTCAGGCATCCAAAGAAATCAAAGGAATCTGTACCGGAATTGTAAAGCAAAAAAATACGGAACTTCTTAAAAAAGAAAGCAAGAATAAAAAATGGGCGTATTTAGCCACTTACGGTCAGCAGTCATTAGTTCCGGACCAATTAGGAATGGCCATTTTTTATCAAATCAACGGCATCGAAAATACTCCTGATACAGATTTAGATTATCTTTTGGTGTTTAAGCCTACCACAAAACCCACTTCTTTTTACTTTTTAGGTGCCTGGGAACAAGAGCCAAACGGAATTAAATCGAAAGAAGAGTTTGTGAAATATTTGGATCAAAGACTAGAAGTACTGAACAAAAAGGGTAAAATGTAA
- a CDS encoding histone H1-like protein Hc1 → MNDLLVKINAEIETFKAEAESLTEKGVKAAGPRARKSTLEIEKLLKEFRKVSIEESKK, encoded by the coding sequence ATGAACGATCTATTAGTAAAAATCAACGCCGAAATTGAAACATTTAAAGCAGAGGCTGAATCATTAACTGAAAAAGGTGTTAAAGCTGCTGGACCAAGAGCGCGTAAATCTACTTTAGAAATTGAAAAACTTTTAAAAGAGTTTAGAAAAGTTTCTATCGAAGAATCTAAAAAATAA